In one window of Zhongshania aliphaticivorans DNA:
- a CDS encoding tetratricopeptide repeat protein has product MAESRALLLLVSLSWVLPSYASVDGERQTIGEYLDRSGQNPDRLITQKPPKREIPNAAQAIEDARLSAIEHYERVISLSAEPAVRAESLRRAADLKLEYADSESAHLVSSNQDSGSVDEQDKSLGEAIKLYTQLLTDYPDYSAADLVLYQLARAYDLNSMGDRSIDVLRQLSAEFPQSKRVSEASFRAAEMLYLRKRYEEAIVEYQRITTAESDAEFWWLAQYKQAWTYYQLDNYRESVASFAQILNEVDLSSDAATLEDILLSAIDNNAEIVRDTVRGMSKAFSKFSKIEDINDYLAGNSGRYYPVIYRGVAEIFSQEKRYTDAASMYESFSRQYPSHELAKQYSELAIEQYVNGGFRGLAVAAQEQYIAAYGAGSELWEDQEDNENHRELVHQYMEAVVAYRHAEAQQLAKEQNSNAKPHYSAVADRYAEIISTFPNDKSNGENIAHYADTLYESDRFDEAAIQYGKLAYEPSLTENPADAALAQVKSYRQWFELLKREGASEDVLSESRKSVFESISAFASRYPTHEKRSFMLLAAAEDYYQLDNFNDVIAISLPLVNAGNWKDESLHNKALGLLADAYFSKEDYVNAEKFYIALVPRIESDSNDLKNLAQSRLAISVYRQAEEAKDDGAARIAANLFQRAASLSTDKTLVADAMFNAAGQLYELKDWGQSASVLNQFVSEFSGHQMILDAEKMLAIAYEKSANPQRAAAVYERIAHRKESPAALRRTAQLTAGKLYISAGRNGDGERVLTSYLKNYPNPLGEAQKIRLMIAGLYPVNSTTHLKWLRNIVVADETSGRNNSASQLLAADASYTLAMLDVKRANAVSLTLPIEKSLPRRRAAMEKAISALMKTSSYGFSDVSTLANFELGELYRKFAIALMESEVPKKMDDDVLEQYMILLEEQAYPFEEKAIAEYETNMALVGEGVWTSGVRKSLFALAKLAPAKYGKQPKLEKVYDSLY; this is encoded by the coding sequence ATGGCTGAATCTAGGGCCTTGCTATTACTAGTATCGCTATCATGGGTGCTGCCTAGCTATGCAAGTGTCGATGGTGAAAGGCAGACTATTGGTGAGTACTTAGATAGGAGTGGGCAAAATCCTGATCGCTTAATCACACAGAAGCCACCCAAGCGAGAGATACCAAATGCAGCACAGGCTATCGAAGATGCAAGATTGTCAGCGATTGAGCATTATGAAAGGGTTATTAGTTTAAGTGCTGAACCGGCGGTGCGAGCTGAATCTCTGCGCCGAGCTGCAGATCTGAAGCTAGAGTATGCAGATTCTGAGTCAGCACATCTTGTGTCATCTAATCAAGATAGTGGATCTGTTGATGAGCAGGATAAGAGTTTGGGCGAAGCGATTAAATTATATACACAGTTGCTCACGGACTACCCCGATTACAGTGCTGCTGACCTTGTACTTTATCAATTGGCTCGAGCCTATGATCTTAATAGTATGGGTGATCGTTCCATCGATGTATTAAGACAGCTGTCTGCGGAATTTCCTCAATCAAAGCGTGTTAGTGAAGCCTCTTTTCGAGCCGCTGAGATGCTATATCTTCGCAAGCGTTATGAGGAAGCCATTGTTGAATATCAGCGAATTACCACAGCTGAGTCGGATGCTGAGTTTTGGTGGTTAGCGCAGTACAAGCAAGCGTGGACTTACTATCAATTAGATAACTACCGTGAATCGGTAGCATCATTTGCACAAATATTAAATGAAGTAGATCTTTCATCAGACGCAGCGACTCTGGAAGATATATTACTTTCAGCAATTGATAATAACGCTGAAATTGTAAGAGATACTGTTCGCGGCATGAGTAAGGCTTTTTCCAAATTTAGCAAAATAGAAGATATAAACGACTATTTGGCCGGTAATTCTGGTCGATATTATCCTGTCATTTATCGCGGTGTGGCTGAAATATTTAGTCAGGAAAAAAGATACACCGATGCTGCGTCTATGTATGAATCGTTCTCACGACAATATCCAAGTCACGAGCTAGCAAAGCAATATAGTGAATTGGCAATTGAACAGTATGTGAATGGAGGGTTTAGAGGATTGGCTGTGGCAGCGCAGGAGCAATACATTGCTGCGTATGGGGCTGGCAGTGAATTGTGGGAAGACCAAGAAGATAATGAAAATCATCGCGAATTAGTGCATCAATATATGGAGGCGGTTGTTGCGTATCGACACGCTGAGGCTCAGCAGCTCGCTAAAGAACAAAACTCGAATGCTAAGCCGCATTATTCAGCGGTGGCAGATCGGTATGCAGAGATCATATCTACTTTCCCAAATGATAAAAGTAATGGAGAAAATATAGCGCATTATGCCGATACGCTGTATGAGTCGGATCGATTTGATGAGGCTGCCATACAGTACGGAAAATTAGCCTATGAACCTAGCCTGACTGAAAATCCAGCTGATGCAGCGCTGGCACAAGTTAAATCATATCGACAATGGTTTGAGCTCTTAAAGCGTGAGGGTGCAAGTGAGGATGTGCTAAGTGAATCGCGAAAGTCGGTGTTTGAATCAATATCCGCTTTTGCATCACGATATCCAACACACGAGAAACGGTCCTTTATGCTGCTAGCTGCAGCAGAAGACTATTATCAGCTAGATAATTTTAACGATGTTATAGCCATTAGTTTACCGCTTGTTAATGCGGGTAACTGGAAGGATGAAAGTCTTCACAACAAAGCACTAGGGCTTTTAGCTGACGCGTATTTTTCTAAAGAAGATTATGTAAATGCTGAAAAATTCTATATTGCTCTTGTGCCTCGAATAGAGTCGGATAGTAATGATTTAAAAAATCTTGCACAGAGCCGGTTGGCGATTTCAGTATATCGTCAAGCTGAAGAGGCTAAAGATGACGGCGCAGCAAGAATCGCTGCTAATTTATTTCAACGCGCTGCGAGTTTGTCAACGGATAAGACACTAGTGGCAGATGCAATGTTTAATGCTGCGGGTCAATTGTATGAACTTAAAGACTGGGGGCAGAGTGCCAGCGTACTAAATCAATTTGTATCAGAATTCAGCGGCCACCAAATGATACTCGATGCAGAGAAGATGTTAGCTATCGCGTATGAAAAATCAGCAAACCCTCAGCGTGCTGCGGCTGTGTATGAACGCATTGCTCATCGTAAAGAATCACCAGCAGCGCTTCGTAGAACAGCGCAACTGACAGCGGGTAAGCTTTATATTTCTGCGGGACGTAATGGAGACGGTGAGCGTGTTCTTACTTCGTATTTAAAAAACTACCCCAATCCCTTGGGTGAGGCCCAGAAGATACGCCTTATGATTGCGGGCTTATACCCAGTGAACTCTACTACGCACCTCAAGTGGCTGCGAAATATTGTTGTTGCTGACGAGACTTCAGGGAGAAATAACTCCGCATCGCAACTTTTAGCTGCTGATGCAAGTTATACCTTGGCAATGTTAGATGTGAAGCGAGCTAATGCGGTTTCTCTTACTCTACCGATTGAAAAAAGCTTACCTCGCCGCCGTGCAGCAATGGAAAAAGCGATATCAGCGCTGATGAAAACTTCATCATATGGTTTCTCTGATGTAAGTACTTTGGCGAACTTTGAGTTGGGTGAGTTGTATCGGAAGTTCGCAATAGCATTAATGGAGTCTGAAGTTCCTAAGAAAATGGACGACGATGTACTTGAGCAATATATGATTCTTTTGGAAGAGCAGGCCTATCCATTTGAAGAGAAAGCCATTGCAGAATATGAAACAAATATGGCGTTAGTCGGTGAAGGTGTCTGGACATCAGGTGTTCGGAAAAGTTTATTTGCATTGGCCAAATTAGCACCAGCTAAATATGGTAAGCAGCCTAAGTTAGAGAAAGTTTATGATTCATTATATTAA
- a CDS encoding tetratricopeptide repeat protein, whose protein sequence is MIHYIKPIALIYLASLLLACSSSTQQAVSRDRPQRQYSQDYDKAIVAMQNGDIESARNGFYALTQKAPSYTGPWTNLGIIYANQRNYIESERHFKEALKRQAQNTVAMNWLAYISKIKKDYYSASILYQRAIEVDPEYSEAHLNLAILYEENLSRPKDALIHYKLYQSLTGETNNLVSAWIHNLEESINNYVASNGEVD, encoded by the coding sequence ATGATTCATTATATTAAGCCAATTGCGCTGATCTATCTGGCTAGTCTATTACTTGCTTGCTCCAGTTCGACCCAGCAGGCGGTAAGTCGAGATCGGCCTCAACGACAGTACTCTCAGGATTATGATAAGGCCATCGTCGCCATGCAGAATGGTGATATTGAATCAGCTAGGAATGGGTTCTATGCGCTTACTCAAAAGGCTCCCAGTTATACTGGCCCTTGGACAAATTTGGGCATCATTTACGCTAATCAAAGGAATTACATAGAATCTGAAAGACATTTTAAGGAAGCACTGAAGCGCCAAGCACAAAACACGGTGGCGATGAACTGGCTTGCCTATATTAGCAAGATTAAAAAGGATTATTACTCTGCATCAATTTTGTATCAACGTGCGATCGAGGTTGATCCAGAATATTCTGAAGCTCATCTAAATCTTGCAATATTATATGAAGAAAATTTATCTAGACCAAAAGATGCGTTGATACATTATAAGTTGTATCAGTCGCTAACTGGAGAGACTAATAATCTAGTTAGCGCTTGGATCCATAACTTAGAAGAAAGTATCAATAATTATGTGGCATCAAATGGGGAGGTCGACTAA